A window of the Pecten maximus chromosome 19, xPecMax1.1, whole genome shotgun sequence genome harbors these coding sequences:
- the LOC117317877 gene encoding cardioacceleratory peptide receptor-like isoform X2 — translation MSFFVLHLAISDFSMAIFYVLPFFISRLVGQWYAGYIPCKIYMYLNQLAMYSSTYMLVVMSADRVYAIAKPLSATRRGLKYRRLLVLIAWVIAACVAVKDLIYSDLLSYNNRNHCETEYPRYLVRPFVTLEAVINVFLPAIIVTVCYGWIVTVVSRRSNYSINTKQQKEDNGQIPAKRVDVITRAKIRSTKVMFAVVSVFLISWSPHTINFLLTVYDVVPFTCYTFALFPLAPLNSVANPLVFLAFNYKTLIEHKRVGSDMNRTSMKTTYTTISRNNTEWPRDVPIPVGPLTRDA, via the exons atgtcttTCTTCGTCCTCCATTTGGCTATATCAG atttttcaATGGCGATTTTCTACGTCCTACCGTTTTTCATTTCACGCCTGGTCGGACAGTGGTATGCTGGCTACATCCCCtgtaagatatacatgtatcttaacCAGCTGGCGATGTACTCGTCGACGTACATGTTAGTGGTTATGAGCGCTGACCGGGTGTACGCCATCGCCAAGCCTCTGTCCGCCACCAGGCGAGGACTAAAATATCGACGATTGCTTGTACTCATTGCCTGGGTTATTGCGGCTTGTGTTGCAGTAAAGGACTTGATTTATTCCGACTTGTTGTCGTATAATAATCGTAACCACTGTGAAACAGAATACCCCAGGTATTTG GTTAGACCATTCGTCACACTGGAGGCTGTGATCAACGTATTCCTGCCCGCCATCATAGTGACAGTCTGTTACGGCTGGATAGTAACGGTTGTTTCACGAAGAAGCAATTACTCTATTAACACCAAGCAGCAAAAGGAAG ATAATGGTCAGATACCAGCTAAGCGCGTTGATGTAATAACCAGGGCTAAGATACGAAGTACAAAAGTGATGTTTGCCGTAGTATCAG tCTTTCTGATCTCCTGGAGTCCCCACACCATCAACTTCCTGTTGACGGTGTATGATGTGGTGCCATTCACTTGTTATACGTTTGCCTTGTTCCCGCTGGCGCCGTTAAACAGCGTGGCCAATCCGCTGGTGTTCCTCGCCTTCAACTACAAAACTCTAATTGAACATAAACGAGTTGGAAGTGACATGAACAGGACAAGTATGAAAACGActtacactactatatcccgTAACAACACGGAATGGCCGCGTGACGTTCCCATTCCTGTCGGTCCCCTAACCCGTGACGCATGA
- the LOC117317877 gene encoding cardioacceleratory peptide receptor-like isoform X1 — protein MSFFVLHLAISDFSMAIFYVLPFFISRLVGQWYAGYIPCKIYMYLNQLAMYSSTYMLVVMSADRVYAIAKPLSATRRGLKYRRLLVLIAWVIAACVAVKDLIYSDLLSYNNRNHCETEYPRYLVRPFVTLEAVINVFLPAIIVTVCYGWIVTVVSRRSNYSINTKQQKEALAMFSKDFIPDNGQIPAKRVDVITRAKIRSTKVMFAVVSVFLISWSPHTINFLLTVYDVVPFTCYTFALFPLAPLNSVANPLVFLAFNYKTLIEHKRVGSDMNRTSMKTTYTTISRNNTEWPRDVPIPVGPLTRDA, from the exons atgtcttTCTTCGTCCTCCATTTGGCTATATCAG atttttcaATGGCGATTTTCTACGTCCTACCGTTTTTCATTTCACGCCTGGTCGGACAGTGGTATGCTGGCTACATCCCCtgtaagatatacatgtatcttaacCAGCTGGCGATGTACTCGTCGACGTACATGTTAGTGGTTATGAGCGCTGACCGGGTGTACGCCATCGCCAAGCCTCTGTCCGCCACCAGGCGAGGACTAAAATATCGACGATTGCTTGTACTCATTGCCTGGGTTATTGCGGCTTGTGTTGCAGTAAAGGACTTGATTTATTCCGACTTGTTGTCGTATAATAATCGTAACCACTGTGAAACAGAATACCCCAGGTATTTG GTTAGACCATTCGTCACACTGGAGGCTGTGATCAACGTATTCCTGCCCGCCATCATAGTGACAGTCTGTTACGGCTGGATAGTAACGGTTGTTTCACGAAGAAGCAATTACTCTATTAACACCAAGCAGCAAAAGGAAG CACTCGCCATGTTTTCGAAAGATTTTATTCCAG ATAATGGTCAGATACCAGCTAAGCGCGTTGATGTAATAACCAGGGCTAAGATACGAAGTACAAAAGTGATGTTTGCCGTAGTATCAG tCTTTCTGATCTCCTGGAGTCCCCACACCATCAACTTCCTGTTGACGGTGTATGATGTGGTGCCATTCACTTGTTATACGTTTGCCTTGTTCCCGCTGGCGCCGTTAAACAGCGTGGCCAATCCGCTGGTGTTCCTCGCCTTCAACTACAAAACTCTAATTGAACATAAACGAGTTGGAAGTGACATGAACAGGACAAGTATGAAAACGActtacactactatatcccgTAACAACACGGAATGGCCGCGTGACGTTCCCATTCCTGTCGGTCCCCTAACCCGTGACGCATGA
- the LOC117317877 gene encoding cardioacceleratory peptide receptor-like isoform X3 produces the protein MSFFVLHLAISDFSMAIFYVLPFFISRLVGQWYAGYIPCKIYMYLNQLAMYSSTYMLVVMSADRVYAIAKPLSATRRGLKYRRLLVLIAWVIAACVAVKDLIYSDLLSYNNRNHCETEYPRYLVRPFVTLEAVINVFLPAIIVTVCYGWIVTVVSRRSNYSINTKQQKEALAMFSKDFIPDNGQIPAKRVDVITRAKIRSTKVMFAVVSVFLISWSPHTINFLLTVYDVVPFTCYTFALFPLAPLNSVANPLVFLAFNYKTLIEHKRVGSDMNRTIETT, from the exons atgtcttTCTTCGTCCTCCATTTGGCTATATCAG atttttcaATGGCGATTTTCTACGTCCTACCGTTTTTCATTTCACGCCTGGTCGGACAGTGGTATGCTGGCTACATCCCCtgtaagatatacatgtatcttaacCAGCTGGCGATGTACTCGTCGACGTACATGTTAGTGGTTATGAGCGCTGACCGGGTGTACGCCATCGCCAAGCCTCTGTCCGCCACCAGGCGAGGACTAAAATATCGACGATTGCTTGTACTCATTGCCTGGGTTATTGCGGCTTGTGTTGCAGTAAAGGACTTGATTTATTCCGACTTGTTGTCGTATAATAATCGTAACCACTGTGAAACAGAATACCCCAGGTATTTG GTTAGACCATTCGTCACACTGGAGGCTGTGATCAACGTATTCCTGCCCGCCATCATAGTGACAGTCTGTTACGGCTGGATAGTAACGGTTGTTTCACGAAGAAGCAATTACTCTATTAACACCAAGCAGCAAAAGGAAG CACTCGCCATGTTTTCGAAAGATTTTATTCCAG ATAATGGTCAGATACCAGCTAAGCGCGTTGATGTAATAACCAGGGCTAAGATACGAAGTACAAAAGTGATGTTTGCCGTAGTATCAG tCTTTCTGATCTCCTGGAGTCCCCACACCATCAACTTCCTGTTGACGGTGTATGATGTGGTGCCATTCACTTGTTATACGTTTGCCTTGTTCCCGCTGGCGCCGTTAAACAGCGTGGCCAATCCGCTGGTGTTCCTCGCCTTCAACTACAAAACTCTAATTGAACATAAACGAGTTGGAAGTGACATGAACAGGACAA tAGAGACCACATGA